In one Burkholderiales bacterium GJ-E10 genomic region, the following are encoded:
- a CDS encoding 50S ribosomal protein L24: MQRIRKGDEVVVIAGRDKGKRGTVVERVDATHVRVEGVNVVKKHVRPNPMKGTNGGISEQTMPIDQSNVMVYNPATGKGERVGIEVVDGRKRRVFKRSGQPVGAAS; the protein is encoded by the coding sequence ATGCAACGCATTCGCAAAGGTGACGAAGTCGTCGTGATCGCGGGCCGGGACAAGGGCAAGCGGGGCACGGTGGTCGAGCGCGTGGACGCGACCCATGTCCGCGTCGAGGGCGTGAACGTGGTGAAGAAGCATGTCCGCCCGAACCCGATGAAGGGAACCAATGGCGGCATCTCCGAGCAGACGATGCCGATCGACCAGTCCAATGTCATGGTCTACAACCCCGCCACCGGCAAGGGCGAGCGGGTCGGAATCGAGGTCGTCGACGGTCGGAAGCGGCGCGTGTTCAAGCGCAGCGGACAGCCGGTCGGCGCCGCGAGCTAA
- a CDS encoding 30S ribosomal protein S11, with product MATRNPSQQQAAQRARKKVKKNIAEGIAHVHASFNNTIITITDRQGNALSWATSGGAGFKGSRKSTPFAAQVAAETAGRAALECGVKNLEVRIKGPGPGRESSVRALNACGFRITSIQDITPVPHNGCRAPKRRRV from the coding sequence ATGGCAACGCGTAATCCGAGCCAGCAGCAGGCCGCGCAACGCGCGCGGAAGAAGGTCAAGAAGAACATCGCCGAGGGTATCGCCCACGTGCATGCGTCCTTCAACAACACCATCATCACGATCACCGATCGCCAGGGCAACGCCCTTTCCTGGGCAACCAGCGGCGGGGCGGGATTCAAGGGTTCGCGCAAGTCGACTCCGTTCGCGGCGCAGGTTGCTGCCGAGACGGCCGGCCGCGCGGCGCTCGAATGCGGCGTGAAGAACCTCGAGGTGCGGATCAAGGGCCCCGGCCCCGGACGCGAATCCTCGGTTCGCGCGCTCAATGCTTGCGGGTTTCGCATCACGTCCATCCAGGACATCACGCCCGTTCCGCACAACGGCTGCCGCGCGCCCAAGCGCCGGCGCGTCTGA
- a CDS encoding 30S ribosomal protein S5 has product MARIQAKNLGEARDDGMREKMIAVNRVTKVVKGGRILAFAALTVVGDGDGRVGMGKGKAREVPVAVQKAMERARRGMNRVPLRKGTLHHTVEARHGASRVMLAPAPEGTGVIAGGPLRAIFDVMGVHNVVAKAHGSTNPYNMVRATLKALDKLRTPAEIAAKRGKTVEEILG; this is encoded by the coding sequence ATGGCACGGATTCAGGCCAAGAACCTCGGCGAGGCCCGCGATGACGGGATGCGCGAGAAGATGATCGCGGTCAACCGCGTGACCAAGGTCGTCAAGGGCGGACGGATTCTCGCGTTCGCGGCCCTGACGGTGGTCGGCGACGGCGACGGGCGGGTCGGGATGGGCAAGGGCAAGGCGCGGGAAGTGCCGGTTGCCGTGCAGAAGGCGATGGAGCGCGCACGCCGCGGCATGAATCGCGTCCCCCTCCGGAAGGGCACCTTGCACCACACCGTCGAGGCTCGCCACGGCGCCTCGCGGGTGATGCTGGCGCCGGCGCCCGAAGGTACCGGCGTGATCGCAGGTGGCCCGCTGCGCGCGATCTTCGACGTGATGGGCGTGCACAACGTCGTCGCGAAGGCGCATGGTTCGACCAATCCGTACAACATGGTCCGGGCGACCCTCAAGGCGCTCGACAAGTTGCGTACTCCCGCCGAAATTGCGGCCAAGCGCGGCAAGACGGTGGAAGAGATTCTGGGCTGA
- a CDS encoding Ser/Thr protein phosphatase family protein, with amino-acid sequence MQGRSGHFPIDEQRSGGSQRRYRAIFLSDIHLGTPGCKAEHLLDFLRHNESDRIYLVGDIIDGWALRSRFHWPQAHNDVVQKILRKARKGTSVVYIPGNHDEVARQFCGLKFGEVSICAEAEHRLLDGRTLWVTHGDVADGVIRHAKWLAHVGDALYDWLLWLNRHFNNLRARLGFGYWSLSQFLKYKVKNAVSFISDFEHVLIREARKRGYDGVVCGHIHHAQIREVDGALYVNDGDWVESLTALVETLDGRLEIVEWKEILVPNPPSPHWSRDDETDEPEVSVAVMEAYNP; translated from the coding sequence ATGCAAGGGCGCAGCGGTCATTTCCCAATCGACGAGCAGCGATCCGGCGGCAGCCAACGCCGCTATCGCGCGATTTTTCTCTCGGACATTCACCTCGGTACGCCTGGGTGCAAGGCCGAGCACCTTCTCGACTTCCTGCGTCACAACGAGTCGGATCGGATCTACCTGGTCGGCGACATCATCGACGGCTGGGCGCTGCGGTCGCGCTTCCATTGGCCGCAGGCGCATAACGACGTCGTGCAGAAAATCCTGCGCAAGGCCCGGAAGGGCACCTCCGTCGTCTACATCCCCGGCAACCACGACGAGGTCGCGCGCCAGTTCTGCGGCCTGAAGTTCGGCGAGGTCTCGATCTGCGCCGAAGCCGAACACCGGCTCCTCGATGGCCGGACGCTCTGGGTAACGCATGGCGACGTCGCCGACGGCGTGATTCGCCACGCAAAATGGCTGGCTCACGTCGGCGACGCCCTCTACGACTGGCTGCTGTGGCTCAACCGCCATTTCAACAACCTGCGGGCGCGCCTGGGCTTCGGGTACTGGTCTCTTTCGCAATTCCTGAAATACAAGGTCAAGAATGCGGTGAGCTTCATCAGCGATTTCGAGCATGTCCTGATTCGCGAAGCCCGCAAGCGGGGATACGACGGCGTGGTCTGCGGCCACATCCACCATGCCCAGATCCGGGAGGTCGACGGGGCGCTCTACGTCAACGACGGCGACTGGGTCGAGAGCCTGACTGCGCTCGTCGAGACGCTGGATGGGCGCCTGGAGATCGTCGAGTGGAAGGAGATCCTGGTGCCCAATCCCCCCTCCCCGCACTGGAGTCGGGACGACGAGACGGACGAGCCGGAGGTTTCCGTGGCGGTGATGGAGGCGTACAACCCATGA
- a CDS encoding 50S ribosomal protein L6: MSRVARIPVSLEKGVEIQIGESEITVKGPQGTLRQAANGLVQVKVDGGEIHFAAADESREAKAMSGTMRALVAAMVHGVSKGFERRLTLVGVGYRAQAQGDKLNLSLGFSHPVEHHMPAGIKVETPTQTEIVIKGADKQRVGQVAAEIRAYRPPEPYKGKGVRYANETVVLKETKKK; encoded by the coding sequence ATGTCACGTGTTGCACGCATTCCGGTTTCGCTCGAAAAAGGCGTCGAGATCCAGATCGGCGAGAGCGAGATCACCGTCAAGGGCCCCCAGGGAACCTTGCGCCAGGCTGCCAACGGCCTGGTCCAGGTCAAGGTTGACGGGGGAGAGATCCATTTTGCTGCGGCCGACGAGTCGCGCGAAGCCAAAGCCATGAGCGGCACCATGCGCGCCCTGGTGGCGGCGATGGTGCACGGCGTCAGCAAGGGGTTCGAGCGCCGCCTGACGCTGGTCGGCGTCGGATACCGCGCGCAGGCCCAGGGCGACAAGCTCAACCTGTCGCTGGGGTTCTCGCACCCGGTCGAGCATCACATGCCGGCGGGGATCAAGGTGGAAACGCCGACCCAGACCGAGATCGTCATCAAGGGGGCCGACAAGCAGCGCGTCGGCCAGGTGGCCGCGGAAATCCGCGCATACCGTCCGCCGGAGCCGTACAAGGGCAAGGGTGTCCGCTATGCGAACGAGACCGTGGTCTTGAAAGAAACGAAGAAGAAGTAA
- a CDS encoding 50S ribosomal protein L30 has translation MTEKADGKTVKVTLVRSVAGTKTDHRATVRGLGLGRLNSSRVLEDTPAVRGMINKVSYLVKVG, from the coding sequence ATGACGGAAAAAGCGGACGGCAAGACGGTCAAGGTGACGCTGGTGCGCAGCGTTGCCGGAACCAAGACGGACCACCGCGCCACGGTGCGCGGCCTTGGTCTCGGGCGCCTGAACAGCTCGCGCGTGCTCGAAGACACGCCCGCGGTTCGGGGCATGATCAACAAGGTTTCCTACCTGGTCAAGGTGGGTTGA
- a CDS encoding preprotein translocase subunit SecY produces MNRPGNAAVSGGKYADLQRRLVFLLLALVVYRIGTHIPVPLIDPDQFRRAFQSQQGGILGLMNMFSGGALARFSIFSIGIMPYISASIILQMLAYVMPSLEALRKEGESGRRKITQYTRYATVGLAAVQSYMAIVAIGSVPHLVIVPGFLFRFLGTVSLVTGSMFLMWLGEQITERGLGNGISIIIFSGIVAGLPGAIGRLFELVSSGALGYLSFFAIAALIVVVTGFVVYVERGQRRILVNYAKRQVGNRVYGGQSSYLPLKLNMSGVIPPIFASSIVLFPATIAGWFSAGHGMRWIRDLAATLQHGQPLYLILYASLIVFFCFFYTALVFNTKEQADNLKKSGAFVPGIRPGDQTARFIDKILLRLTLAGAIYITLVCLVPEFLYLRWSVPFYFGGTSLLIVVVVTMDFMAQVQAYLMTHQYDSLLKKANFRGAPGLMR; encoded by the coding sequence GTGAACCGACCCGGGAATGCAGCGGTCAGCGGGGGAAAATATGCCGATCTACAGCGTCGGCTGGTATTTCTCCTGCTCGCGCTCGTCGTGTACCGGATCGGCACGCACATCCCGGTCCCGCTGATCGATCCGGACCAGTTCCGGCGTGCCTTCCAGTCGCAGCAGGGCGGGATTCTCGGCCTGATGAACATGTTCTCGGGCGGCGCGCTGGCGCGGTTCTCGATCTTCTCGATCGGGATCATGCCGTACATCTCGGCGTCGATCATTCTGCAGATGCTTGCCTACGTCATGCCTTCCCTCGAGGCGTTGCGCAAGGAAGGCGAGTCGGGCCGGCGCAAGATCACGCAGTACACGCGCTACGCCACGGTCGGTCTCGCCGCCGTGCAGTCCTATATGGCGATCGTCGCGATCGGGTCGGTGCCGCATCTGGTCATCGTTCCCGGTTTCCTGTTCCGGTTTCTCGGCACGGTGTCGCTGGTGACGGGCAGCATGTTCCTGATGTGGCTGGGCGAGCAGATCACCGAGCGCGGCCTGGGCAACGGCATCTCGATCATCATTTTTTCGGGCATCGTCGCGGGGCTGCCGGGGGCGATCGGCCGCCTGTTCGAACTCGTTTCCAGCGGCGCGCTCGGTTATCTCTCGTTCTTTGCCATCGCCGCGCTGATCGTCGTCGTGACCGGGTTCGTGGTCTACGTCGAACGGGGTCAGCGGCGGATTCTCGTCAACTACGCCAAGCGGCAGGTCGGGAACCGGGTCTACGGCGGCCAGAGCTCCTATCTGCCCCTCAAGCTCAACATGTCCGGGGTGATCCCGCCGATCTTCGCATCGTCGATCGTGTTGTTTCCGGCGACGATCGCTGGGTGGTTTTCGGCGGGACACGGGATGCGCTGGATTCGCGACCTGGCTGCGACGCTGCAGCACGGCCAGCCCCTGTACCTGATTCTGTACGCGTCCCTGATCGTGTTCTTCTGCTTCTTCTACACCGCGTTGGTGTTCAATACGAAGGAGCAGGCGGACAACCTCAAGAAGAGCGGCGCCTTCGTGCCCGGCATCCGCCCTGGCGACCAGACGGCCCGTTTCATCGACAAGATTCTGCTGCGCCTCACGCTGGCGGGAGCCATCTACATCACCCTGGTGTGTCTGGTGCCGGAATTTCTGTATCTGCGCTGGAGCGTGCCGTTCTACTTCGGCGGCACCTCGCTGCTCATCGTGGTGGTGGTGACGATGGACTTCATGGCCCAGGTGCAGGCGTATTTGATGACGCACCAATATGATTCGCTGCTCAAGAAGGCGAATTTCCGAGGTGCGCCCGGGTTGATGCGGTGA
- a CDS encoding 30S ribosomal protein S8 — MSMSDPISDMLTRIRNAQRVEKNEVTMPSSKLKVAIAEVLRDEGYIDGFRVVGEPGNAHLELRIGLKYYAGRPVIELLERVSRPGLRIYRGRDDLPQVMNGLGVAIVSTPRGVMTDRKARNQGVGGEVLCYVA, encoded by the coding sequence ATGAGCATGAGCGATCCCATTTCCGACATGCTGACGCGCATTCGCAATGCGCAGCGTGTCGAGAAGAACGAAGTGACGATGCCGTCCTCGAAGCTGAAGGTGGCCATCGCCGAAGTGTTGCGCGATGAAGGCTACATCGACGGTTTCCGGGTTGTCGGCGAGCCCGGCAACGCGCACCTCGAGCTGCGCATCGGCCTGAAGTACTACGCCGGGCGCCCGGTGATCGAGCTTCTGGAGCGCGTGTCCCGTCCGGGACTGCGCATCTACCGCGGCCGCGACGATCTGCCGCAGGTCATGAACGGCCTGGGCGTGGCGATCGTTTCGACCCCGCGCGGCGTCATGACCGACCGCAAGGCCCGCAATCAGGGCGTTGGCGGCGAAGTCCTCTGCTACGTCGCCTGA
- a CDS encoding 50S ribosomal protein L5, which produces MTRLQDQYRETVVPELMKQFGYKTVMQAPRITKITLNMGVGEAVNDKKNIDAAVADMTRIAGQKPVVTKTRKAIANFKVREGLPIGCMVTLRGERMYEFLDRLITVAFPRMRDFRGVSGRAFDGRGNYSIGLKEQIIFPEIEYDKIDKLRGMNICITTTAKTDEEAKALLAGFRFPFRN; this is translated from the coding sequence ATGACCCGTTTGCAGGACCAATATCGCGAGACCGTCGTGCCCGAGCTGATGAAGCAATTCGGCTACAAGACTGTGATGCAGGCGCCGCGGATCACCAAGATCACGCTCAACATGGGCGTCGGCGAGGCGGTCAACGACAAGAAGAACATCGATGCCGCGGTCGCCGACATGACCCGCATCGCGGGGCAGAAGCCCGTCGTCACCAAGACCCGCAAGGCCATCGCCAACTTCAAGGTGCGCGAAGGCCTGCCGATCGGCTGCATGGTGACGCTGCGCGGCGAGCGGATGTACGAATTCCTGGATCGCCTGATCACGGTCGCGTTCCCCCGCATGCGGGATTTTCGCGGCGTTTCCGGGCGCGCGTTCGATGGCCGCGGCAATTACAGCATCGGCCTGAAAGAGCAGATCATTTTCCCCGAGATCGAATACGACAAGATCGACAAGCTTCGGGGAATGAACATTTGCATCACGACGACGGCGAAGACCGACGAAGAGGCCAAGGCGCTTCTCGCGGGATTCCGCTTCCCGTTCCGCAATTGA
- a CDS encoding 30S ribosomal protein S13, with protein MARIAGINIPPHQHAEIGLTAIYGIGRARARAILDAVKVPYDRKVKELTDAEVERIREAVGRFTVEGDLRREIQLSIKRLIDLGCYRGMRHRRGLPVRGQRTRTNARTRKGPRKAGVALKKGS; from the coding sequence ATGGCACGGATAGCCGGAATCAATATTCCCCCGCATCAGCATGCCGAGATCGGCCTGACGGCGATCTACGGCATCGGGCGCGCGCGGGCGCGCGCCATCCTGGATGCCGTGAAAGTTCCGTATGACCGGAAGGTCAAGGAGCTGACCGATGCGGAAGTCGAACGTATCCGGGAAGCGGTCGGCCGCTTCACCGTCGAAGGCGATCTTCGCCGCGAAATCCAGCTCTCGATCAAGCGGTTGATCGACCTTGGCTGCTATCGCGGCATGCGGCACCGCCGCGGCCTGCCGGTGCGGGGCCAGCGTACCCGTACCAACGCCCGTACCCGCAAGGGTCCGCGCAAGGCCGGCGTCGCACTCAAGAAAGGATCCTAA
- a CDS encoding 30S ribosomal protein S14 produces MAKLSLMNREAKRAALVKKYAAKRAALKAAFCDQTLSMEDRLQAQQQLQAIPRNASPTRLRNRCNLTGRPRGNFRKFGLGRSKLREAAMRGDIPGLIKASW; encoded by the coding sequence GTGGCAAAGCTATCCCTCATGAATCGTGAAGCCAAGCGCGCTGCCTTGGTCAAGAAGTATGCGGCCAAGCGCGCTGCGCTGAAGGCGGCGTTCTGCGATCAGACGCTATCGATGGAAGATCGTCTGCAGGCGCAGCAGCAGCTGCAGGCCATTCCGCGGAATGCCAGCCCGACGCGCCTGCGCAACCGCTGCAACCTGACCGGCCGTCCGCGCGGCAATTTCCGCAAGTTCGGGCTCGGTCGCAGCAAGCTGCGCGAGGCCGCGATGCGTGGCGACATCCCCGGCCTGATCAAGGCGAGCTGGTAA
- a CDS encoding translation initiation factor IF-1, which yields MARDDVIQMQGEILENLPNATFRVKLENNHVVLGHISGKMRMHYIRILPGDKVTVELTPYDLSRARIVFRAK from the coding sequence ATGGCGCGCGACGACGTGATCCAGATGCAGGGGGAGATTCTCGAAAATCTTCCCAATGCCACGTTCCGCGTGAAGCTCGAGAACAACCATGTAGTTCTGGGGCACATTTCCGGCAAGATGCGGATGCATTACATCCGCATTCTTCCGGGTGACAAGGTGACGGTGGAATTGACGCCGTACGACCTTTCGCGGGCAAGGATCGTCTTTCGGGCGAAATAG
- a CDS encoding 30S ribosomal protein S4 — translation MARYTGAKLKLSRREGTDLFLKSARRALDTKCKADSKPGQHGRTSGARLSDYGTQLREKQKVKRTYGVLERQFRRYFAEAERRKGNTGENLIALLESRLDNVVYRMGFGSTRAEARQLVSHCAVEVNGKVTNISSMLLRAGDQITIRERSRKQTRIQDALGLAAQSGFPSWVEVDAQKMTGKFKAVPDRGDVAQDINESLVVELYSR, via the coding sequence ATGGCTCGCTACACGGGAGCAAAACTCAAGCTATCGCGCCGGGAAGGCACCGACCTGTTTCTGAAGAGCGCACGTCGCGCGCTCGACACGAAGTGCAAGGCCGACAGCAAGCCCGGGCAGCATGGCCGGACGTCGGGTGCTCGACTGTCGGACTACGGTACCCAGCTTCGCGAGAAGCAGAAGGTCAAGCGCACCTACGGCGTGCTGGAGCGGCAGTTCCGCCGCTATTTCGCCGAGGCCGAGCGCCGCAAGGGCAACACGGGTGAGAACCTGATCGCCCTGCTCGAGTCGCGCCTGGACAACGTCGTCTACCGCATGGGCTTCGGCTCGACCCGCGCCGAGGCCCGGCAGCTGGTCTCGCATTGCGCGGTCGAAGTCAACGGCAAGGTGACGAACATCTCGTCGATGCTGCTGCGTGCCGGCGATCAGATCACGATCCGCGAACGGTCCCGCAAGCAGACGCGCATCCAGGACGCCCTCGGTCTCGCCGCCCAGAGCGGATTCCCGTCCTGGGTCGAAGTCGACGCGCAGAAGATGACCGGAAAGTTCAAGGCGGTTCCGGATCGCGGCGACGTCGCGCAGGACATCAACGAGTCGCTGGTCGTCGAGTTGTATTCCCGGTAA
- a CDS encoding 50S ribosomal protein L17, whose translation MRHGHGLRKLNRTSSHRLAMLRNMSNSLLRHEAIKTTLPKAKELRRVVEPLITLAKEPTVANRRLAFDRLRDREMVVKLFGELGPRYKTRPGGYLRILKFGFRNGDNAPMAYVELVDRPAPAEAAEGTPQQ comes from the coding sequence ATGCGCCACGGACACGGACTGCGAAAACTCAATCGCACCAGCAGCCACCGCTTGGCAATGCTGCGCAACATGTCCAACTCGCTGTTGCGTCACGAGGCCATCAAGACGACGCTTCCCAAGGCCAAGGAATTGCGCCGCGTCGTGGAACCGCTGATCACGCTTGCGAAGGAGCCGACGGTGGCCAACCGCCGCCTGGCGTTCGACCGCCTGCGCGACCGCGAGATGGTCGTCAAGCTGTTCGGCGAGCTCGGCCCCCGGTACAAGACCCGGCCGGGCGGTTATCTTCGCATTCTCAAGTTCGGGTTCCGCAACGGCGACAATGCGCCGATGGCGTACGTCGAACTGGTCGACCGGCCTGCGCCGGCCGAGGCGGCGGAAGGCACCCCGCAGCAGTAA
- a CDS encoding 50S ribosomal protein L14, with the protein MQTMLDVADNTGARAVMCIKVLGGSKRRYANIGDVIKVTVKDAAPRGRVKKGEVYSAVVVRTASGLRRGDGSAIKFDKNAAVLLNNKLEPIGTRIFGPVTRELRTERFMKIVSLAPEVL; encoded by the coding sequence ATGCAGACGATGCTCGACGTCGCCGACAACACCGGCGCACGAGCGGTGATGTGTATCAAGGTGCTCGGCGGCTCGAAGCGCCGCTACGCGAATATCGGCGACGTCATCAAGGTCACGGTGAAGGATGCCGCGCCGCGTGGCCGCGTCAAGAAGGGCGAGGTCTACAGCGCCGTCGTGGTACGGACGGCCAGCGGGCTGCGCCGGGGCGACGGTTCGGCGATCAAGTTCGACAAGAATGCCGCCGTCTTGCTCAATAACAAGCTCGAGCCGATCGGGACCCGGATTTTCGGGCCGGTGACGCGGGAGCTGCGGACCGAGCGGTTCATGAAGATCGTCTCGCTCGCCCCCGAAGTGCTGTAA
- a CDS encoding 50S ribosomal protein L18, with protein MISKKQSRIRRARATRARIALQRASRLTVHRTNLHIYAAVISPEGDKVLVSASTLEPEVRNELSGAKGHGGNVAAARLIGARIARKAAAAGIEQVAFDRSGFRYHGRVKALADAAREAGLKI; from the coding sequence ATGATCAGCAAAAAGCAATCGCGTATTCGCCGGGCGCGCGCGACGCGCGCACGGATCGCGCTTCAGCGCGCCAGCCGGCTCACGGTGCACCGCACGAATCTCCACATCTATGCCGCCGTGATTTCTCCGGAGGGCGACAAGGTGCTGGTGTCGGCTTCGACGCTGGAGCCGGAAGTGCGCAACGAACTGTCCGGAGCGAAGGGACATGGCGGCAATGTCGCCGCAGCGCGTCTGATCGGTGCGCGGATCGCGCGCAAGGCTGCCGCGGCCGGCATCGAGCAGGTCGCGTTCGACCGTTCCGGATTTCGCTATCACGGTCGCGTCAAGGCCCTGGCCGATGCGGCGCGCGAAGCCGGACTGAAGATCTAA
- a CDS encoding DNA-directed RNA polymerase subunit alpha: MNATGLLKPRSIEVESMGPNAAVVTMEPFERGYGHTLGNALRRIILSSMVGYAPTEVQIEGVVHEYSTIDGVREDVVDILLNLKGIVFKLHNRDEVTLNLRKEGEGTVTAGDIELPHDVEVINPDHVIAHLSAAGKLAMQVKVEKGRGYVPGNVRAFRDDHSATIGRIVLDASFSPVRRVSYTVESARVEQRTDLDKLVMTIETNGAIAPEETVRQSARILVEQLSVFAALEGVGEPAHAQRAKVDVDPMLLRPVDDLELTVRSANCLKAENIYYIGDLIQRTENELLKTPNLGRKSLNEIKEVLATRGLTLGMKLENWPPVGLEK; the protein is encoded by the coding sequence ATGAATGCCACAGGATTGTTGAAGCCGCGCTCCATCGAAGTCGAATCGATGGGGCCCAACGCCGCCGTCGTGACGATGGAGCCGTTCGAGCGCGGATATGGCCATACGCTGGGAAATGCGCTCCGGCGCATCATCCTGTCGTCGATGGTCGGCTATGCCCCTACCGAAGTGCAGATCGAGGGCGTCGTACATGAGTACTCGACCATCGACGGTGTGCGCGAGGACGTCGTCGACATCCTGCTCAACCTCAAGGGCATCGTGTTCAAGCTGCACAACCGCGACGAGGTGACCCTGAACCTCCGCAAGGAAGGCGAAGGGACGGTTACGGCGGGCGACATCGAACTGCCCCACGACGTCGAGGTGATCAACCCCGACCACGTGATCGCGCACCTTTCGGCCGCCGGCAAGCTTGCCATGCAGGTCAAGGTGGAAAAGGGCCGCGGCTACGTTCCCGGGAACGTCCGGGCATTCCGCGACGACCATTCCGCGACCATCGGCCGGATCGTTCTGGACGCATCGTTCTCGCCCGTTCGCCGGGTGAGCTACACCGTCGAGAGCGCGCGGGTCGAGCAGCGTACCGACCTGGACAAACTCGTGATGACGATCGAAACCAACGGCGCGATCGCGCCCGAGGAGACGGTTCGGCAATCCGCGCGCATCCTGGTCGAGCAGCTTTCGGTCTTCGCGGCGCTGGAAGGCGTCGGCGAACCGGCCCACGCGCAGCGTGCGAAGGTCGACGTCGACCCGATGCTGCTCCGCCCGGTCGACGATCTGGAGCTGACCGTGCGTTCGGCGAACTGCCTCAAGGCGGAGAACATCTATTACATCGGCGACCTGATCCAGCGTACCGAGAACGAGCTGCTCAAGACCCCGAACCTGGGCCGGAAGTCGCTCAACGAGATCAAGGAAGTGCTCGCGACGCGAGGCCTCACCCTCGGCATGAAGCTGGAGAACTGGCCGCCGGTCGGGCTCGAGAAGTAA
- a CDS encoding 50S ribosomal protein L15, with translation MRLNSIKPAAGSKKVRHRVGRGIGSGWGKTAGRGHKGQKSRAGGFHKVGFEGGQMPLHRRLPKRGFTSLQRRYIETIRLTVIQGLDAQEIDLLTLKSAGIVSVLAQGARIVNTGTIDRAVKVRGLGVSAGARAAIEAAGGSVEPVGAA, from the coding sequence ATGCGCTTGAATTCCATCAAACCGGCGGCCGGCTCCAAGAAGGTTCGGCATCGCGTCGGGCGGGGCATCGGCAGCGGCTGGGGAAAGACCGCGGGCCGCGGTCACAAGGGTCAGAAGTCCCGTGCGGGCGGATTCCATAAGGTCGGCTTCGAGGGCGGCCAGATGCCGCTGCACCGGCGTCTTCCCAAGCGCGGCTTCACGTCGCTGCAGCGCCGGTACATCGAGACCATCCGTCTGACCGTCATCCAGGGCCTGGATGCGCAGGAAATCGACCTGCTGACGCTGAAGAGCGCCGGTATCGTGTCGGTTCTGGCGCAGGGTGCGCGGATCGTCAACACCGGAACCATCGACCGTGCGGTGAAGGTCCGCGGCCTTGGCGTGAGCGCCGGCGCCCGTGCGGCCATCGAGGCGGCTGGCGGCTCGGTCGAGCCGGTCGGCGCGGCCTGA